Proteins encoded in a region of the Zonotrichia leucophrys gambelii isolate GWCS_2022_RI unplaced genomic scaffold, RI_Zleu_2.0 Scaffold_440_42350, whole genome shotgun sequence genome:
- the LOC135441705 gene encoding hydrocephalus-inducing protein-like, translating into MEGKETGKEKGSCEDHTALLRLPGQKAKLHQDPVLFSDDIFFIEPMEGEIGLNFLAKIKVTFKPLEALENGSVAYCSISGCESRLPLHLSREGQGPLLEFSSPTLNLGNISIDTPQSMRWN; encoded by the exons atggaggggaaagaaacagggaaggagaagggctCTTGTGAAGATCACACTGCCCTCCTGAGGCTCCCGGGGCAGAAGGCAAAGTTGCACCAAGACCCCGTGCTGTTCTctgatgacatttttttcattgagCCAATG GAGGGAGAAATCGGGCTGAATTTTTTGGCCAAAATCAAGGTGACCTTCAAACCCCTGGAAGCACTGGAGAATGGAAGTGTGGCTTACTGCAGCATCTCAG GCTGTGAGAGCAGGCTGCCCCTGCACCTCTCAAGGGAAGGCCAAGGACCCTTGTTAGAATTCAGCTCTCCTACTCTGAACCTTGGGAACATTTCTATCGACACCCCCCAGTCTATGAG gtggaACTGA